The following are from one region of the Juglans regia cultivar Chandler chromosome 10, Walnut 2.0, whole genome shotgun sequence genome:
- the LOC108989045 gene encoding 60S acidic ribosomal protein P2-like — MKVIAAYLLAVLGGNISPSAENLKDILGSVGAEVDDDKIELLLSEVKGKDITELIASGREKLASVPSGGGGAVAVAATGGSGRAAAAPAAAEPKKEEKVEEKEESDVDMGFSLFD, encoded by the coding sequence atgaagGTGATAGCTGCGTATTTGCTGGCTGTTTTGGGAGGGAACATAAGCCCTTCAGCTGAGAATTTGAAAGACATCCTTGGATCCGTTGGAGCTGAAGTTGATGATGATAAGATTGAGCTGCTCCTGTCTGAGGTGAAGGGTAAAGACATTACTGAGCTTATTGCATCTGGAAGAGAGAAATTGGCATCTGTCCcttctggtggtggtggtgctgtTGCAGTTGCAGCAACAGGTGGCAGCGGCCGTGCTGCTGCTGCTCCTGCTGCAGCAGAGccaaagaaagaggaaaaggtggaagagaaagaggaaTCAGACGTTGATATGGGCTTCAGTCTGTTTGATTGA
- the LOC108989044 gene encoding LOW QUALITY PROTEIN: ATP-dependent RNA helicase DEAH11, chloroplastic-like (The sequence of the model RefSeq protein was modified relative to this genomic sequence to represent the inferred CDS: inserted 2 bases in 1 codon), with protein sequence MRKTCYPPNSTFQRTQRKHSVLAPHCQRFRNFPANQRLDRSPVPTAPSFRQNFVIELRSNGRDIKSTNVESLIAQCKPSPQNFKVLKFGPVAGALSYSQWTDALGVLVHLWGLRFDGAHGFEPRVILNVSVPSDSVELRDRLQTLFMDRVRRLIDGEEVKRWRKKLQRTSEEIDKITAMLSKPNRLGVXVIYNKKKGLITERDLIGRKFKKNEEEEIGEEAIELFRFGEVIDWNRIFSLVSRECRRLEDGLPIYAYRKEILQQVHVQQILVLIGETGSGKSTQLVQFLVDSGVAADDSIICTQPRKIAAISLADRVREESIGCNENKPIICCKTSSSIRPFDSEVIYMTDHCLLQHYMNDNNLSGISCIIVDEAHERSLNTDLLLALIKSLLCRRSDLRLIIMSATADANQLSEYFFNCRIFHVVGRNFPVDVKYVPCVTEGGSGSGFVASYVPEVVRMATEVHINEKEGTILAFLTSQMEVEWACERFNAPSAIALALHGKLSFEEQLRVFQDYPGKRKVIFATNVAETSLTIPGVKYVIDCGMVKDSKYEPGSGMNVLKVCRISQSSANQRAGRAGRTEPGRCYRLYSVSDYESMPPNQEPEIRRVHLGVAVLRILALGVKNVQNFDFVDAPSAKAIDMAVRNLVQLGAVTWSNGVLELTSEGTYLVKLGIEPRLGKLILGCMDYNLRREGVVLAIVMANASSIFCRVGSDEDKLKSDCLKVQFCHLNGDLFTLLSVYKEWEAVPQDRKNKWCWENSVNAKSMRRCQDTIRELESCLNHELDVVIPSYWRWDPHRCTELDKYMQKAILSSLRENVAMYSGYDQLGYEVALTGRHVQLHPSSSLLIFSQKPSWVVFGEILSISNEYLVCVTAVDIESLSTLYPPLFDVSKMKNQRLQVRVLAGFGSTLLKRFCGKSNSNLLGLESRIRTECMDQRIGIKVNVDLNEIRLFASSEGMEKVFGFVNGELEYERKLLLSECMEKCLYHGPGILPSVALFGSGAEIKHLELEKRYLTVDVYHSNADAIDDKELIMFLEKFASGSICAIHKFTGIGLDGDDKEKWGRVTFLTPDAAAKAAELNGSELNSSLVRVVPSRTSFGDYKMFSFPAVKAKVSWPRRPSKGFAIVKCDLLDVQFIVNEFHNLLIGGKNVRCEPSSKSADGVVINGIDKELSEAEVFEILRSATNRRILDFFLVRGVAVENPPSSACEEALLKEISHFMPKKNPHTNCCQVQVFPPEPRDTFMKAYITFDGRLHLEAATALEQLEGKVLPGCLSWQKIKCQQLFHTSLSCPAHIYFVIKKQLDSLLARFRHLKGAECTLDKTANGSYRVKISANATKIVAEVRRPVEELMRGKTIDDASLTPTIIQHLFSRDGICLKKSVQQETGTFILLDRHSLHVRVFGSPDKVALAQKKLVESLLTLHESKQLEIHLRGRDLPPNLMKEVVSKFGPDLHGLKEKVSGAEFALNTRRHVISVHGNKELKQKVEEVIYEIAQMKYGSTERFDNETTCPICLCEVEDGYRLEGCGHLFCRLCLVEQCESASKNQDSFPIRCAHGGCRSPILLMDFRSLLLCEKLEDLFRASVGSFVALSGGTYRFCPSPDCPSVYRVAEPGTAGEPFFCGACYAETCTRCHLEYHPYLSCERYQEFKEDPDSSLKEWCRDKENVKSCPVCGYTIEKFEGCNHVECRCGRHICWACLEFFETSDDCYNHLRNVHMAII encoded by the exons ATGAGGAAAACTTGTTACCCTCCTAACTCCACCTTCCAGAGAACCCAACGGAAGCACTCCGTGCTCGCTCCCCACTGCCAACGTTTCCGCAATTTCCCAGCGAACCAACGTCTTGATCGTTCTCCGGTGCCAACCGCTCCTTCCTTTCGCCAAAACTTCGTCATCGAGCTTCGTTCGAACGGCAGAGACATAAAAAGCACGAATGTCGAGTCCTTGATCGCACAATGCAAACCTTCGCCGCAGAATTTCAAAGTCTTGAAATTCGGTCCCGTTGCCGGAGCCTTGTCTTACTCTCAATGGACGGATGCTCTGGGAGTGCTGGTCCATCTCTGGGGCTTGCGCTTCGACGGGGCTCACGGTTTCGAGCCGAGGGTCATACTCAACGTCTCGGTCCCGTCCGATAGCGTTGAGCTTCGGGACCGGCTCCAAACCCTGTTCATGGACCGCGTGCGCCGGCTGATAGACGGAGAGGAAGTTAAGAGATGGCGCAAGAAGCTCCAGCGCACGTCGGAGGAGATTGACAAGATCACGGCTATGCTAAGTAAGCCGAACCGTCTCGGCGT TGTGATCTACAATAAGAAGAAGGGGCTGATTACCGAGAGGGACTTGATCGGAAGGAAGTTTAAGAAGaatgaagaggaggagattGGTGAAGAGGCCATAGAATTGTTTAGGTTCGGTGAGGTTATTGATTGGAATCGGATTTTCAGCTTGGTTTCGCGGGAGTGTCGGCGGCTTGAGGATGGGCTGCCCATTTATGCTTACAGGAAGGAGATTCTTCAGCAAGTTCATGTTCAACAg ATACTGGTATTGATTGGAGAGACGGGTTCAGGGAAGAGTACACAGTTGGTTCAATTTCTTGTGGACTCAGGAGTTGCTGCCGATGACTCCATTATATGTACTCAGCCTCGCAAGATAGCTGCCATCTCATTGGCAGATAGAGTGAGAGAAGAAAGCATTGGGTGTAATGAAAATAAACCAATCATTTGCTGCAAAACATCTTCATCCATTCGACCATTTGATTCTGAAGTAATATATATGACGGACCACTGTTTACTGCAACATTACatgaatgataataatttatctGGGATATCATGCATCATAGTTGATGAGGCCCATGAGAGGAGCTTAAATACTGATCTCCTTTTGGCATTGATCAAGAGTTTATTGTGTCGGAGATCGGATTTACGGCTTATTATAATGTCTGCTACTGCTGATGCAAACCAGCTCTCAGAGTACTTTTTTAATTGTAGAATCTTTCACGTGGTGGGAAGAAACTTTCCAGTTGATGTCAAATATGTCCCTTGCGTGACAGAAGGAGGTTCTGGTTCTGGTTTTGTTGCTTCATATGTTCCTGAGGTTGTGAGGATGGCGACTGAGGTGCACATAAATGAGAAAGAGGGGACAATTCTTGCCTTTTTGACTTCTCAAATGGAAGTAGAATGGGCTTGTGAAAGGTTCAATGCTCCCTCTGCAATTGCATTAGCTTTACATGGAAAACTTTCTTTTGAAGAGCAACTACGTGTTTTCCAGGACTACcctggaaaaagaaaagtcaTATTTGCAACAAATGTTGCGGAGACATCACTGACAATTCCTGGAGTAAAGTACGTAATTGATTGTGGCATGGTTAAAGATAGTAAATATGAACCTGGCAGTGGCATGAATGTCCTCAAGGTTTGCAGGATCAGCCAGAGTTCTGCTAATCAACGTGCTGGGCGCGCTGGGAGAACAGAACCTGGAAGGTGTTATAGACTGTACTCAGTATCTGATTATGAATCTATGCCTCCTAACCAGGAACCTGAGATTCGTAGAGTTCATCTTGGAGTTGCAGTTCTTAGGATCCTTGCTTTAGGCGTCAAGAATGTACAgaactttgattttgttgatgcaCCAAGTGCCAAAGCTATTGATATGGCTGTCAGAAATCTCGTTCAGTTAGGAGCTGTTACATGGAGTAATGGAGTTCTAGAGTTAACCAGCGAAGGTACATATTTAGTTAAATTGGGTATTGAGCCTCGGCTTGGTAAACTAATTCTTGGCTGCATGGATTATAATTTGCGTCGTGAGGGAGTTGTCCTTGCCATTGTAATGGCAAATGCCAGTAGCATATTTTGCAGAGTTGGTAGTGATGAAGATAAACTAAAATCTGATTGCCTTAAGGTGCAATTTTGTCACCTCAATGGTGACCTCTTTACTCTTCTCTCTGTTTACAAGGAATGGGAGGCTGTGCCTCAAGATAGGAAAAACAAGTGGTGTTGGGAAAACAGTGTCAATGCCAAATCCATGCGGAGATGTCAAGATACGATTAGGGAGTTAGAATCTTGCCTCAATCATGAACTTGATGTTGTTATTCCCAGTTACTGGAGGTGGGATCCTCATAGGTGTACTGAGCTTGATAAATATATGCAAAAGGCTATACTCTCTTCCCTTCGAGAAAATGTAGCCATGTACTCGGGGTATGATCAACTTGGTTATGAAGTGGCACTCACGGGACGTCATGTTCAGCTTCATCCGTCAAGTTCATTGCTAATATTCAGTCAGAAGCCTAGTTGGGTAGTTTTTGGGGAAATCTTATCAATTTCTAATGAGTATCTGGTTTGTGTAACTGCTGTTGACATAGAATCTTTGTCTACTCTTTACCCTCCTCTGTTTGATGTTTCTAAGATGAAAAACCAGAGGTTGCAGGTGAGGGTGTTGGCTGGTTTTGGTAGTACTCTCCTGAAAAGATTTTGTGGGAAGTCCAATAGTAATCTGCTTGGTCTTGAATCTCGTATACGCACAGAGTGTATGGATCAACGTATTGGCATCAAGGTCAATGTTGACCTGAATGAGATTCGGTTATTTGCCTCTTCAGAAGGTATGGAAAAGGTTTTTGGTTTTGTCAATGGCGAGTTGGAGTATGAACGGAAGTTGCTGCTTAGTGAATGCATGGAGAAATGCTTATACCATGGACCTGGTATTTTGCCTTCTGTTGCTCTGTTTGGATCTGGAGCTGAGATTAAACATTTGGAGCTTGAAAAGAGATATTTGACTGTTGACGTGTATCATTCAAATGCGGATGCCATTGATGATAAGGAGCTTATAATGTTTCTCGAGAAGTTTGCCTCTGGTAGTATATGTGCTATCCACAAGTTTACTGGCATTGGACTGGATGGTGATGACAAAGAGAAGTGGGGCAGGGTAACATTTCTTACTCCTGATGCTGCTGCAAAGGCTGCTGAACTAAATGGATCTGAATTAAACAGCTCCTTAGTGAGGGTAGTTCCATCACGGACATCATTTGGAGATTATAAAATGTTCTCATTTCCTGCTGTTAAAGCTAAAGTTTCTTGGCCACGTAGGCCCAGTAAGGGGTTTGCAATTGTAAAATGTGATCTACTTGATGTGCAGTTCATTGTTAATGAATTCCATAACCTGCTGATAGGAGGGAAGAATGTTCGTTGTGAACCTAGCAGCAAGTCTGCGGATGGTGTTGTGATAAACGGAATTGATAAAGAACTTTCTGAGGCtgaagtttttgaaatattgagGTCTGCCACTAATAGGAGAATCCTGGATTTTTTCCTGGTGAGAGGAGTTGCTGTAGAAAATCCACCAAGCAGTGCTTGTGAAGAAGCACTCTTAAAAGAAATTTCTCACTTTATGCCTAAAAAGAACCCTCACACTAATTGTTGCCAAGTCCAGGTCTTCCCACCCGAACCAAGGGATACTTTCATGAAAGCTTATATCACTTTTGATGGAAGATTACATCTGGAGGCTGCAACAGCTTTGGAGCAACTGGAAGGGAAAGTATTGCCTGGTTGTCTTTCATGGCAGAAGATAAAGTGCCAGCAGTTATTTCATACCTCATTGTCGTGCCCGGCGCATATCTATTTTGTGATCAAGAAGCAGCTGGATTCCTTACTTGCACGCTTCAGGCATTTAAAGG GTGCAGAGTGCACTCTAGACAAGACTGCTAATGGTTCCTACCGAGTGAAGATATCTGCAAATGCTACAAAAATTGTGGCAGAGGTCAGAAGAcctgtggaagagcttatgaGAGGGAAGACCATTGATGATGCCAGCCTCACGCCAACCATTATACAGCATCTATTTTCTAGAGATGGCATCTGTCTTAAAAAGTCAGTGCAACAGGAGACGGGAACCTTCATTCTCCTTGACAGGCACAGCCTTCATGTACGGGTGTTTGGTTCTCCGGACAAGGTTGCATTGGCACAGAAGAAATTGGTTGAATCCCTTTTGACCCTTCATGAAAGCAAACAACTTGAGATCCATCTCCGTGGTAGAGATCTGCCTCCCAACCTGATGAAGGAGGTAGTGTCTAAGTTTGGGCCAGATCTCCATGGGCTCAAAGAGAAGGTATCTGGGGCTGAGTTTGCTCTCAATACTCGCCGGCATGTCATATCCGTTCATGGTAACAAAGAGTTGAAGCAAAAGGTAGAAGAGGTTATTTATGAGATTGCACAGATGAAATATGGTTCGACTGAAAGATTTGACAATGAAACAACATGCCCCATCTGCTTGTGTGAGGTTGAGGATGGTTACCGGCTTGAAGGCTGTGGGCATTTGTTCTGTCGATTGTGTCTGGTGGAGCAGTGTGAATCTGCAAGTAAGAACCAGGATAGTTTTCCAATTCGCTGTGCCCACGGGGGCTGCAGGTCTCCTATTTTGCTTATGGATTTCAGGTCTCTCTTGTTATGTGAGAAGTTGGAGGACCTCTTCAGGGCTTCTGTGGGGTCCTTCGTTGCATTGAGTGGAGGCACTTACAGGTTTTGTCCATCTCCCGACTGTCCATCAGTTTATCGAGTGGCAGAACCCGGGACTGCTGGCGAGCCATTTTTTTGTGGGGCATGTTATGCAGAGACTTGTACTAGGTGCCACTTAGAGTATCATCCGTACCTATCATGTGAGAGGTACCAGGAGTTCAAGGAAGATCCGGATTCGTCTCTCAAGGAGTGGTGCAGAGacaaagaaaatgtaaagaGCTGCCCTGTGTGTGGCTATACAATCGAGAAATTTGAAGGGTGCAACCACGTTGAGTGCAGGTGTGGGAGGCACATATGCTGGGCATGTTTGGAGTTTTTTGAAACAAGTGATGATTGCTACAACCACTTGAGGAATGTGCACATGGCCATCATATGA